A genomic region of uncultured Paludibaculum sp. contains the following coding sequences:
- a CDS encoding helix-turn-helix domain-containing protein, whose amino-acid sequence MTLPAAGAETITAALQDEIRRSKESRYDHRLHGVLLVAEGMSCRQAAAILGDSPRAVEYWVRNFERNGLAGLRDGSRPGRPPRLTDDQMKLIGRALRRPPHSSGRSVGAWDGKVLSEFVKKELGVVLGIRQCQRLVKSLGPNLKPAGSVLVQDDDERRVSSGRALHDQRRPAQGVSPRKMTNT is encoded by the coding sequence ATGACGTTGCCCGCGGCCGGCGCCGAGACAATTACCGCTGCCCTACAGGACGAGATTCGACGTTCCAAGGAGTCCCGCTACGACCACCGTTTGCATGGCGTCCTGCTGGTAGCGGAAGGGATGAGTTGCCGACAGGCGGCCGCCATTCTGGGCGATTCTCCGCGCGCCGTCGAGTATTGGGTACGGAATTTCGAGCGGAATGGCCTGGCCGGGCTGCGGGATGGCTCACGCCCTGGCCGCCCGCCACGTCTGACTGACGACCAGATGAAGTTGATTGGACGCGCCCTCCGGAGGCCGCCGCATAGCTCGGGGCGATCCGTTGGTGCCTGGGATGGGAAGGTGCTGTCGGAGTTCGTAAAGAAGGAACTTGGGGTGGTCCTCGGTATCCGCCAGTGCCAGCGATTGGTCAAGTCACTGGGCCCGAACCTCAAGCCGGCCGGGAGTGTGCTTGTCCAAGACGATGACGAGCGGCGCGTTTCGTCAGGACGCGCATTGCACGACCAAAGGCGGCCCGCCCAGGGTGTGTCTCCGCGGAAAATGACAAATACGTAA
- a CDS encoding DUF3857 domain-containing protein, producing the protein MNGRATITPLLVVFFSSLLPAADWRPIDPSELAQKSPKVEPTADAEAIFWDVKIEDKLTGSDLQLVMNHYIRIKIFTDRGKEKYAVVELEQSGKRRIGDVAGRTIKPDGTIIELKKDSIFDRDLAKTKGLKVRGKSFTLPNVEVGDIIEYRYREFRDDEVASHMRLYFQRELPMWNVTYHVKPLEIPWLPYGMRSLPLNCEVPRFKPEPNGFYGLTLANMPAFRNERYAPPEDQLRAWMLIYYEEDKKIDPEKYWKSVGRDDYKRFKPRMKVDGAVKTTAAELVAGIEKPEEKLAAIETFCRTKIRNLASSTVHLTAAERKEIKVNNSPGDTLEQKLGYGLDINLLFAALATSAGFDARITRLADRGDTFFNINTPLTYFLNSFSVAVKVDEQWRFFDPSTPYLDHGMLRWQEELGQALISDPKGGFFTPTPYSEPARSLRERRGEFKLLPDGSLEGSVRLTYSGHAGRDRKLFYEDMTAAQQEEDWKDDLKNRLSTAEMTNFHMADVTEPYKPLVVTHNVTVPAYATRTGKRILLQPAFFQRNLTSRLTETSRKWDVYFDYGWAEDDEITIELPEGWVLDQPAVPVNSKIADAGNYSTQVLKTNDGRKLIYRRKFEWGYNKRILFPVAAYSNIKQIFDFVQEQDGYTIALKAAADGK; encoded by the coding sequence ATGAACGGTCGCGCCACTATTACGCCCCTCCTTGTCGTTTTCTTTTCCTCCCTCCTACCCGCAGCCGACTGGCGGCCCATTGACCCGTCCGAGTTGGCTCAAAAGTCGCCCAAGGTGGAACCCACTGCTGACGCGGAAGCCATCTTCTGGGACGTCAAGATCGAGGACAAACTCACGGGCAGCGATTTGCAGCTCGTGATGAACCACTACATCCGAATCAAGATATTCACGGATCGCGGCAAGGAGAAGTATGCCGTCGTGGAACTCGAACAGTCGGGCAAGCGCCGCATCGGCGACGTGGCGGGCCGCACCATCAAGCCTGACGGCACCATCATCGAATTGAAGAAGGATTCGATCTTCGATCGTGATCTCGCCAAGACTAAGGGTCTCAAAGTGCGCGGTAAGTCGTTTACCCTACCCAACGTCGAGGTGGGCGATATCATCGAATACCGCTATCGCGAGTTCCGGGACGACGAGGTCGCTTCCCACATGAGGCTCTACTTTCAGCGCGAATTGCCCATGTGGAATGTCACCTACCATGTGAAACCCCTGGAAATCCCCTGGTTGCCCTACGGCATGCGTTCGCTGCCGCTGAACTGCGAAGTGCCGCGCTTCAAGCCGGAACCAAACGGATTCTACGGACTCACTCTCGCCAACATGCCCGCATTCCGTAACGAGCGCTATGCGCCGCCCGAGGATCAGCTCCGCGCCTGGATGCTCATCTATTACGAGGAAGACAAGAAGATCGACCCGGAGAAATACTGGAAATCCGTGGGGCGCGACGACTATAAGCGTTTCAAGCCGCGCATGAAGGTCGACGGAGCAGTGAAGACCACGGCAGCGGAACTGGTCGCCGGCATCGAGAAACCGGAAGAAAAGCTTGCCGCCATCGAAACCTTCTGCCGGACGAAGATCCGCAATCTGGCCAGCAGTACGGTGCATTTGACCGCCGCGGAGCGCAAGGAGATCAAGGTCAACAATTCTCCGGGTGACACACTGGAACAGAAACTGGGCTATGGCCTCGATATCAACCTCCTGTTCGCCGCCTTGGCCACCTCCGCCGGCTTTGACGCCCGCATCACTCGGCTCGCCGATCGTGGAGACACGTTCTTCAACATCAACACCCCGCTGACCTACTTCCTGAACTCTTTCAGCGTTGCGGTCAAGGTCGACGAACAATGGCGGTTCTTCGATCCGTCCACACCGTACCTCGATCACGGCATGCTCCGCTGGCAGGAAGAGTTGGGCCAAGCGCTGATCTCCGACCCCAAAGGCGGTTTCTTTACACCGACCCCCTATTCCGAGCCGGCGCGTTCTCTGCGCGAAAGGCGCGGCGAGTTCAAACTGCTGCCTGACGGGTCGCTCGAAGGCTCCGTGCGTCTCACATACTCCGGCCATGCGGGCCGCGACCGCAAGCTCTTCTATGAGGACATGACGGCCGCCCAGCAGGAAGAGGATTGGAAGGACGATCTGAAGAACCGGCTGAGTACCGCTGAGATGACCAATTTCCACATGGCCGATGTGACGGAGCCATACAAGCCTCTGGTTGTGACCCACAACGTCACCGTCCCGGCATACGCCACCCGTACTGGCAAGCGCATCCTCCTGCAGCCCGCGTTCTTCCAGCGCAATCTGACCTCACGCTTGACGGAAACATCGCGCAAATGGGACGTCTATTTCGACTACGGCTGGGCCGAGGACGACGAGATCACCATCGAACTGCCGGAAGGTTGGGTGCTCGACCAGCCTGCCGTGCCCGTCAATAGCAAGATCGCCGACGCCGGCAACTATTCGACGCAAGTCCTCAAGACCAACGACGGGCGCAAGCTCATCTACCGTCGCAAGTTCGAATGGGGTTACAACAAGCGCATCCTGTTCCCGGTGGCAGCCTATTCCAACATCAAGCAGATCTTCGATTTCGTCCAGGAGCAGGACGGCTACACCATCGCTCTCAAGGCGGCCGCCGATGGCAAGTAG
- a CDS encoding DUF3857 domain-containing protein, translating into MASSSIILAAFTLASSLLYAADDTPSWVKELSGVTLPAYPPKVNNVVLFNEEHTVVAATGRLTTTTRTAIKILNQQGGDVLFLDSYDSVTGKVRDFRAWMLPPSGKVKKYGKDEIVDVACAGNDVYNECRKRVVSGKRDAEPGAIFAYESIIEYQSFSNQLVFHFQDGLPVRLARLRVTLPAGWELQSKSFNGAPKEALADGAYTWQMENLPAIEPEPASPAFPSIAPWVGVNLLEPGGKHPLLTWTETAKVLAELNDGQSEPGELVAAKARNLVEGATSEMDKIRAIGRFTQQVNYVSVQTNIAKGGGYRPHPAEQVFKKLYGDCKDKANLTRAMLRAVGITAFPVAIYSGDRTHVTQEWPSLGAFNHAISAIRVSPETKEPAVLDDPKLGRLLFFDPTDPYVKPGFLPDHEQASLALVGTTEGGSLVRVPAAAPAATAHHREVEASLGADGSISGKFTDKRTGEALAGAVGEYRALSKVDYQKRLERWIGRSVQGAATSNLETEDGSDQFVLRGQFASQHFAQQPQARMIIFKAGLLEYDDWRLTAKTRQYPVVIDTDALSETVRIQLPAEYKIDELPSAMRLDSPYGKYEATWTAEGQSVLFRRKLEIPAQTIPAAKYSELKQFLDAVAGSANSPVVLVR; encoded by the coding sequence ATGGCAAGTAGCTCCATCATCCTCGCGGCGTTCACACTCGCGTCGTCGTTGCTCTATGCGGCGGACGATACCCCATCCTGGGTAAAGGAGCTGAGCGGAGTCACGCTCCCCGCCTATCCGCCGAAGGTCAACAACGTGGTGCTGTTCAATGAAGAGCACACAGTCGTGGCCGCCACAGGGCGGCTTACCACCACCACCCGCACGGCCATCAAGATCCTCAACCAGCAGGGCGGTGATGTGCTGTTCCTCGATTCCTACGATTCTGTGACAGGCAAGGTGCGGGACTTCCGTGCCTGGATGCTGCCACCCTCCGGCAAGGTCAAGAAGTACGGTAAGGACGAAATCGTCGATGTCGCCTGCGCGGGCAACGATGTCTATAACGAATGCCGCAAGCGCGTGGTCTCCGGAAAGCGGGATGCCGAGCCGGGCGCCATCTTCGCCTACGAATCGATCATCGAGTATCAGTCTTTCTCCAACCAGCTCGTCTTTCACTTCCAGGACGGTTTGCCCGTGCGGCTGGCGCGTCTGCGGGTCACCCTTCCCGCTGGCTGGGAGCTCCAATCCAAGTCGTTCAATGGCGCGCCCAAGGAAGCGCTGGCCGATGGTGCATACACCTGGCAGATGGAGAATCTCCCGGCTATCGAGCCAGAACCGGCGTCGCCTGCCTTTCCCAGCATTGCGCCGTGGGTTGGCGTGAATCTGCTGGAGCCCGGAGGAAAGCACCCGCTCCTCACCTGGACCGAGACCGCGAAGGTACTTGCCGAGCTGAATGACGGCCAGTCCGAGCCGGGTGAACTCGTCGCCGCGAAGGCGCGCAACCTGGTTGAGGGCGCTACCAGCGAAATGGACAAGATCCGTGCCATCGGACGCTTCACCCAGCAGGTGAACTACGTATCCGTGCAGACGAACATCGCCAAGGGCGGCGGCTACCGTCCACACCCGGCGGAACAGGTCTTCAAGAAGCTCTACGGCGACTGCAAGGACAAGGCCAACCTCACGCGAGCCATGCTCCGCGCCGTTGGCATCACCGCCTTTCCCGTAGCCATCTACTCGGGCGACCGCACCCATGTCACTCAGGAATGGCCGTCCCTCGGCGCCTTCAATCATGCGATCTCGGCGATTCGCGTCTCTCCTGAGACGAAGGAACCAGCCGTGCTCGACGATCCCAAGCTCGGGCGCCTGCTGTTCTTTGACCCCACTGACCCCTATGTCAAGCCGGGCTTCCTCCCCGACCATGAACAGGCCAGCCTGGCGCTCGTGGGCACCACTGAAGGTGGCAGCCTCGTGCGCGTGCCCGCCGCCGCACCGGCCGCCACGGCCCATCACCGCGAGGTCGAGGCCAGTCTCGGCGCCGATGGCTCCATCAGCGGCAAGTTCACCGACAAACGCACCGGCGAAGCGCTAGCCGGAGCCGTCGGCGAGTACCGGGCGCTGAGCAAGGTGGACTACCAGAAGCGCCTCGAACGCTGGATCGGCCGTAGCGTGCAGGGCGCCGCGACCAGCAATCTCGAGACTGAGGACGGATCCGATCAGTTCGTTCTCCGCGGACAGTTCGCGTCGCAGCACTTCGCGCAGCAGCCACAGGCGCGCATGATCATCTTCAAGGCCGGCCTGCTCGAGTACGACGACTGGCGCCTCACGGCCAAGACACGCCAGTATCCGGTCGTGATCGACACCGACGCACTCAGCGAGACCGTCCGCATTCAGTTGCCGGCCGAGTACAAGATCGACGAACTGCCCTCGGCCATGCGCCTCGATTCGCCGTATGGTAAGTACGAAGCCACCTGGACGGCGGAAGGCCAATCGGTGCTCTTTCGCCGCAAACTGGAGATTCCGGCACAGACGATCCCAGCCGCGAAATACTCTGAGCTAAAGCAATTCCTGGATGCGGTCGCCGGCTCCGCCAACTCACCGGTTGTGCTGGTTCGGTAG
- a CDS encoding two-CW domain-containing protein codes for MNHNCWDVKKCGRQPGGSRVADLGVCPASTDKHANGLNGGNNGGRICWALTGTLCGGTVQGTFAQKLANCMQCEFYQQVQKEQGKNLQSFKALQQPH; via the coding sequence ATGAACCACAACTGTTGGGATGTCAAGAAGTGCGGCCGCCAACCGGGCGGAAGCCGGGTCGCGGATTTGGGCGTCTGTCCAGCTTCGACGGACAAACACGCCAACGGGCTGAATGGCGGCAACAACGGTGGACGCATCTGCTGGGCACTCACCGGCACACTGTGCGGCGGAACCGTGCAGGGCACTTTCGCCCAGAAACTCGCGAACTGCATGCAGTGCGAGTTTTACCAACAAGTGCAGAAGGAGCAAGGGAAGAACTTGCAGTCCTTCAAGGCACTACAGCAACCGCACTAG
- a CDS encoding alpha/beta hydrolase fold domain-containing protein has translation MHARCSGRVESRLILLTLALAMADALSAQTTLPPLPGPIGIPKPGPVTDGPYAPQPILQGGVVVPLYPPGSPFLKIDRVREAEQYNLSQTVPGRINSIVNIHNPSIEVHTVDRSLNTGAAVILVAGGGHNTLNVGSEAADFVPFFYNYGVNTIILRNRLRRDGYNPQTDAVYDAQQAIRLVRAYAKEWNIDPNKIGIMGFSAGAELTAAAAVRFEEFDKGKRAADDPLSGISSRPDFAGIIYPGPSPFAKNRVAPPIPRNVPPAFLVCGGSGDRVHAIWAMEYYEAMLKLGVPNIEMHLYSNGRHPGDPLGEGVRMTGGLTDRNHTPFGTWQFRFVDWFRDLGFLQKPGVETKAAHDVAEFVPQPPIVDRPRVEPAKR, from the coding sequence ATGCATGCACGTTGCTCCGGCCGCGTTGAATCCCGACTCATTCTGCTGACTCTGGCACTGGCCATGGCCGACGCGCTGAGCGCCCAGACAACCCTGCCGCCGCTGCCCGGGCCGATCGGCATCCCCAAGCCTGGGCCAGTGACCGATGGTCCCTATGCGCCGCAGCCGATTCTCCAAGGCGGCGTGGTGGTGCCGCTCTATCCGCCTGGCTCGCCCTTCCTCAAGATAGATCGGGTCAGAGAAGCCGAGCAGTATAACCTGAGCCAGACCGTGCCTGGCCGCATCAACAGCATCGTCAACATCCACAACCCGTCGATCGAAGTACATACTGTGGACCGGAGCCTCAATACCGGGGCGGCGGTGATCCTGGTGGCCGGGGGTGGTCACAACACGCTGAATGTCGGCAGCGAGGCCGCTGACTTCGTCCCCTTCTTCTACAACTACGGAGTGAACACGATTATTCTGCGGAATCGCCTGCGGCGCGACGGGTACAATCCGCAGACCGACGCTGTGTACGACGCACAGCAGGCAATTCGTCTCGTACGGGCATATGCCAAGGAATGGAACATCGATCCAAACAAGATCGGAATCATGGGCTTCTCGGCCGGTGCGGAGTTGACGGCAGCCGCGGCTGTTCGCTTCGAGGAGTTCGACAAGGGCAAGCGTGCCGCGGACGATCCGCTGTCGGGCATCTCCTCCCGACCCGACTTTGCGGGCATCATCTATCCGGGGCCGTCACCGTTCGCCAAGAACCGGGTGGCGCCGCCCATTCCGCGTAACGTGCCGCCAGCCTTTCTGGTCTGCGGTGGGTCGGGCGACCGAGTCCACGCCATCTGGGCGATGGAATATTACGAGGCGATGCTGAAGCTGGGCGTCCCCAACATCGAGATGCACCTGTACAGCAATGGGCGTCATCCGGGCGACCCGCTGGGTGAAGGTGTACGGATGACGGGCGGGTTGACAGATCGCAATCATACTCCGTTCGGCACGTGGCAGTTCCGCTTCGTCGACTGGTTTCGAGACCTGGGCTTCCTGCAGAAGCCGGGCGTAGAGACCAAGGCCGCACACGATGTCGCCGAATTCGTTCCGCAGCCGCCCATTGTTGACCGGCCCCGCGTGGAGCCGGCCAAGCGCTGA
- a CDS encoding ABC transporter permease, protein MTQVPMWRRWARMFGADPARDVDDELQFHLLMKVDDLVEQGWPRDEARNEAERLFGDLRSVRAMGEQMGQEMQRSKERRDYWGEFAQDLRYALRTLRKERGFAIISVLILALGIAANTAVFSVVNAVLLRPLPFPESQHLAWLRADRGMDEQGKATAGLSAVTYTVAAFEEYQRHNKSFQSVTGFNPFYGSSEYTMTGRGEPRPVVAVMVAENFFPLLGVKPMMGRHFVHEECVKGGRLAALVSESMWRNQFGADPGLIGQTITLSKQAYTVVGILPASFDFGAVFAPGQRMELFIPAPIAEIRNWGNTISMFGRLKPGVSVAQAQAEADVLFPQLREAHKDWYSDYASTVTGLKEYVSGKLKRSLVMLWGAVGLILLIVCVNLSNLQMARAAARSKEFAVRSALGAGRARLCRQLLTESLVLASAGGLLGLGLAYGLTFYFAHQDSIALPLLSSVTLDWAAVAWTLGIAVSAALVFGLVPGLRLYSGNVQEALRSSGQGMTTGRRHERMRATMVVSEMALACVLLIGSGLLLRSFLKVLDVDLGFQPSRAAVIKIDFDDGGKIERRGPIVQEILRNIRETPGVEAAGIVDMLPLGRNRSWGLSAKGKQYPKGTEIGAIVRIVTPGYLGVMGMRLRTGRDFTWSDGPKSDSVVIINEAASRYYWRGEDPMSRPAQINGRDAKVIGVIADVRENSLEDAADPEMYLTTTQADPEGAELVIRTSQPLESLAPAVMKTLRTLNPGQPAAELRPLQHIVDRAASPRRFFVMLVTSFALLGLVLASLGIYGVISYSVTRQTQEIGIRMALGASGGQVQAQVIGNALRLAVAGAVLGALGSFVIARSIATLLYGTEPSDPPTFVGVIVMLCGVALAAGYIPARRASRIHPMTALRES, encoded by the coding sequence ATGACCCAGGTGCCCATGTGGCGGCGCTGGGCTCGCATGTTCGGCGCGGACCCGGCTCGCGATGTCGATGATGAGCTTCAGTTCCACCTATTGATGAAGGTGGACGATCTGGTGGAGCAGGGCTGGCCTCGCGACGAGGCGCGGAACGAAGCCGAACGGCTATTTGGAGACTTGAGGAGCGTACGAGCCATGGGCGAACAGATGGGCCAGGAGATGCAGCGGTCGAAGGAGCGCCGGGACTACTGGGGCGAGTTCGCGCAGGATCTGCGCTACGCGTTGCGGACCCTGCGCAAGGAGCGAGGGTTCGCCATCATCAGTGTATTGATCCTGGCTCTGGGGATCGCCGCCAATACGGCGGTGTTCAGCGTGGTGAATGCGGTGCTGCTGCGGCCGCTGCCGTTCCCCGAATCCCAGCATCTGGCCTGGCTGCGGGCGGACCGGGGGATGGATGAACAGGGGAAGGCAACAGCCGGACTGTCCGCCGTGACCTATACGGTGGCAGCGTTTGAGGAGTACCAGCGGCACAACAAGTCGTTCCAGAGTGTGACCGGCTTCAATCCCTTCTACGGCAGCAGTGAATACACGATGACTGGCCGTGGGGAGCCCCGGCCCGTGGTGGCAGTGATGGTGGCCGAGAACTTCTTCCCGTTGCTTGGCGTGAAGCCGATGATGGGGCGCCACTTTGTTCACGAGGAATGTGTGAAGGGCGGCCGTCTGGCGGCCCTCGTCAGCGAATCGATGTGGCGAAACCAGTTTGGCGCCGATCCCGGGCTGATCGGGCAAACCATCACCTTGAGCAAACAGGCTTACACGGTGGTTGGCATTCTGCCGGCGAGTTTCGATTTCGGGGCGGTGTTCGCTCCTGGTCAGCGGATGGAGTTGTTCATTCCTGCCCCGATCGCTGAGATTCGAAACTGGGGCAACACCATCTCGATGTTCGGCCGCCTGAAGCCAGGGGTGTCGGTGGCGCAGGCGCAGGCGGAGGCCGATGTTCTGTTCCCGCAATTGCGCGAAGCGCATAAGGATTGGTACAGCGACTACGCCTCGACGGTGACCGGCCTAAAGGAGTACGTCAGCGGCAAGCTGAAGCGGTCGCTAGTGATGTTGTGGGGCGCCGTGGGCCTGATCCTGCTGATCGTCTGTGTGAATCTGTCGAATCTGCAGATGGCCCGGGCTGCCGCGCGGAGCAAGGAATTTGCGGTGCGCAGTGCGCTGGGCGCGGGCCGTGCGCGGCTTTGCCGCCAACTGCTGACCGAGAGCCTGGTGCTGGCGAGTGCGGGTGGGCTGCTCGGATTGGGGTTGGCGTACGGGCTGACGTTTTACTTCGCCCACCAGGATTCGATCGCGCTGCCGTTGCTGAGCAGCGTGACGTTGGATTGGGCGGCGGTGGCCTGGACCCTCGGAATTGCAGTGTCGGCCGCGCTGGTGTTTGGCCTGGTGCCCGGGCTGCGGTTGTACTCCGGCAACGTGCAGGAAGCGCTGAGGAGCAGCGGGCAGGGCATGACCACGGGCCGCCGTCATGAGCGCATGCGGGCGACGATGGTGGTCTCCGAGATGGCCTTGGCTTGTGTGCTGCTGATCGGCTCCGGGTTGCTGCTGCGCAGCTTCCTCAAAGTGCTGGATGTCGATCTCGGCTTCCAGCCCAGCCGGGCTGCCGTGATCAAGATCGACTTCGATGATGGCGGCAAGATCGAGCGCCGCGGCCCGATCGTGCAGGAGATCCTGCGCAACATCAGGGAAACTCCTGGCGTTGAAGCAGCAGGCATCGTGGATATGCTGCCGCTAGGCCGGAATCGCTCGTGGGGCTTGAGTGCCAAGGGCAAGCAGTACCCCAAAGGGACCGAGATCGGCGCGATTGTGCGCATTGTGACGCCGGGCTATCTCGGGGTGATGGGTATGCGCCTGCGCACCGGACGGGATTTCACCTGGAGCGACGGGCCGAAGAGCGATTCTGTGGTCATCATCAACGAAGCAGCCAGCCGCTACTACTGGCGCGGGGAGGATCCCATGAGCCGGCCGGCCCAGATCAACGGCCGGGACGCGAAGGTGATCGGAGTGATCGCCGATGTGCGGGAGAACAGCCTGGAGGACGCAGCGGATCCGGAGATGTACCTGACCACGACCCAGGCCGATCCGGAAGGCGCGGAACTTGTGATTCGCACCAGCCAGCCGCTGGAGTCGCTGGCGCCCGCCGTCATGAAGACGCTGCGGACCCTCAACCCCGGGCAACCGGCGGCGGAACTGCGGCCGTTGCAGCACATCGTGGATCGCGCGGCATCGCCCCGGCGGTTCTTCGTCATGCTGGTGACGAGTTTCGCACTGCTGGGTCTGGTGCTGGCGTCGCTGGGGATCTATGGTGTGATCTCGTATTCCGTTACGAGGCAGACGCAGGAGATCGGCATCCGCATGGCGCTCGGTGCAAGCGGCGGGCAGGTGCAGGCTCAGGTGATCGGGAACGCGCTGCGATTGGCCGTGGCGGGTGCGGTGCTGGGTGCGCTGGGCTCGTTTGTGATTGCGCGCTCGATCGCCACGCTGCTCTACGGGACCGAACCTTCTGACCCTCCGACGTTCGTGGGCGTGATCGTGATGCTGTGCGGCGTGGCGTTGGCGGCCGGCTACATTCCGGCACGGCGTGCGTCGCGGATCCACCCCATGACGGCGCTTCGGGAGAGTTGA
- a CDS encoding PadR family transcriptional regulator, which produces MDKTQLELVRGTLDVLILKALVWGRLHGYAITSLIHRQTEEALLVEEGTLYPALWRLEAKGLVEAEWGLSENNRRAKFYQLTSEGRRQLREETKTWEAYSAAVGKMLSATKPPAPEEAG; this is translated from the coding sequence ATGGATAAGACGCAACTGGAACTCGTTCGCGGAACTCTGGATGTCCTCATCCTCAAGGCGCTGGTCTGGGGCCGGTTGCACGGGTACGCGATCACGAGCCTGATCCACCGGCAGACCGAAGAAGCGCTGCTGGTGGAAGAGGGTACGCTGTATCCGGCGCTGTGGCGGCTGGAGGCCAAAGGCCTGGTGGAAGCCGAATGGGGCCTTTCCGAGAACAACAGGCGGGCCAAGTTCTATCAGCTCACTTCCGAGGGGCGGCGTCAGTTGCGCGAAGAGACCAAAACCTGGGAGGCCTATTCGGCGGCGGTCGGCAAGATGCTGAGCGCCACCAAACCTCCGGCGCCCGAGGAGGCCGGATGA
- a CDS encoding SRPBCC domain-containing protein: MNCSKALICRRVTLDRMPGEQILQKSVTIDAPASAVWASLTTPSLIQQWMWDAPLDITSDWMPGSPLIISGDLHGRPFTNKGTILACDPEHLLRYTQWSTITECTDEPGNYCVLAFHLEEARGQTTVTLTQTNFVSETSFKHYEFYWNTTLFLMKRVIEESAPSPDTM, translated from the coding sequence ATGAATTGTTCCAAGGCGCTCATTTGCCGACGAGTCACCCTCGACAGGATGCCGGGCGAGCAGATCCTCCAAAAATCCGTCACGATCGATGCACCGGCATCCGCAGTGTGGGCCTCGCTGACAACCCCCAGCCTCATTCAACAATGGATGTGGGATGCTCCACTGGACATCACTTCCGACTGGATGCCGGGCAGCCCGCTCATCATCTCCGGTGACCTCCACGGCCGCCCCTTCACGAACAAAGGAACGATTCTCGCCTGCGATCCGGAGCACCTCCTGCGGTACACCCAATGGAGCACCATCACCGAATGCACCGATGAACCCGGCAACTACTGTGTCCTCGCTTTCCACCTGGAGGAAGCGCGCGGACAGACGACCGTCACACTGACGCAGACCAACTTCGTCTCGGAGACCTCTTTCAAACACTACGAGTTCTACTGGAACACCACCTTGTTCCTCATGAAGCGGGTGATTGAGGAATCGGCGCCCAGCCCGGACACGATGTAA
- a CDS encoding MFS transporter, whose protein sequence is MVLTRYKWFVVGMLWFVCFFNYADRQAIYSVFPLLKSQMNLSTSQLAIVGSSFMWVYALSGPFAGMVGDRLQRKTLIIGGLIFWSLVTIATAFSTTYWQLVLFRALEGLGEAFYFPASMSLVSDYHGRDTRSRAMAIHQSSVYAGTIAGGAVAGHLGQHYGWRSSFYLFGLLGTVLGIVLVALLKEPKRGQSEQPGDDGGHGSLKLDSNLFATLRHTFEHRMVPILITVFVGANFVAMIFLTWMPTFLFEKFGMSLSMAGLNGTAYLQIASVCGVMTGGFLADRFVRRSRAGRMWTQSLGLLLGIPFIFLAGWTLSVPMLVLGMAGFGFSKGLYDANIWASLYDVVKPENRATALGLMNSIGWLGGSVAPLAVARAAESYGMSAAISASCVVYLIVGLLLIFGIRSYMKPAESAPVAA, encoded by the coding sequence ATGGTTCTTACTCGGTACAAATGGTTCGTCGTCGGAATGCTGTGGTTTGTCTGCTTCTTCAACTACGCGGACCGTCAGGCGATTTACTCGGTCTTCCCGCTCCTGAAGAGTCAGATGAACCTCTCCACGTCGCAACTGGCGATCGTCGGGAGCTCGTTCATGTGGGTCTACGCCCTCTCCGGCCCCTTTGCCGGCATGGTAGGCGACCGCCTGCAACGCAAAACCCTCATCATCGGCGGACTCATCTTCTGGTCCCTCGTCACCATCGCCACGGCCTTCTCCACCACCTACTGGCAACTGGTGCTGTTCCGCGCCCTGGAAGGCCTCGGCGAAGCGTTCTACTTTCCCGCCTCCATGTCCCTCGTCAGCGACTACCATGGCCGCGACACCCGCTCGCGTGCCATGGCCATCCACCAGTCCAGCGTCTACGCCGGCACCATCGCCGGTGGCGCCGTGGCTGGACACCTGGGTCAGCACTACGGCTGGCGCTCCAGCTTCTACCTCTTCGGACTTCTGGGCACCGTGCTGGGTATCGTCCTGGTGGCGCTGCTGAAGGAACCCAAGCGCGGCCAGTCCGAGCAGCCCGGAGACGACGGCGGACACGGCTCCCTGAAACTCGACAGCAACCTCTTCGCTACGCTCCGCCACACCTTTGAGCACCGCATGGTGCCGATCCTCATCACCGTCTTCGTCGGCGCCAACTTCGTGGCCATGATCTTCCTCACCTGGATGCCCACGTTCCTCTTTGAGAAGTTCGGCATGAGCCTCTCGATGGCCGGACTCAACGGCACCGCCTACCTCCAGATCGCCTCGGTCTGCGGCGTGATGACCGGCGGCTTCCTGGCCGATCGCTTCGTCCGCCGCAGCCGCGCAGGCCGCATGTGGACCCAGTCCCTTGGCCTGCTGCTGGGCATTCCGTTTATCTTCCTGGCCGGCTGGACGCTCTCCGTCCCCATGCTGGTCCTCGGCATGGCCGGCTTCGGCTTCTCGAAAGGGCTCTACGACGCCAACATCTGGGCGTCCCTCTATGACGTGGTGAAGCCAGAAAACCGCGCCACCGCCCTTGGCCTGATGAACTCCATCGGCTGGCTGGGCGGCAGCGTGGCTCCTCTCGCCGTGGCCCGCGCCGCCGAGAGCTACGGCATGAGCGCAGCCATCAGCGCCAGTTGCGTCGTCTACCTCATCGTCGGACTGCTACTCATCTTCGGCATCCGCTCGTACATGAAGCCGGCGGAATCCGCCCCCGTCGCAGCGTAG